From Halococcus saccharolyticus DSM 5350, a single genomic window includes:
- a CDS encoding DUF7529 family protein, with translation MPEIGPDTDHTEAFDADTAALKDAWAATREDMKALASEYEDEGWDTLTISAGDTAPEPPEAGDENRFGLAHVIPDNRAEAFTEAHAAGEFPRYDVFRNEAAGRVFLVTVLLDPASETAILLAGSFERHLSTELAQAASEADEMYTHVQTLDGTQLGSFRHDDPEKFFPGADAVPRDD, from the coding sequence ATGCCCGAGATCGGTCCCGACACCGACCACACCGAGGCGTTCGACGCCGACACCGCTGCGCTCAAGGACGCGTGGGCGGCGACGCGCGAGGACATGAAGGCCCTTGCCTCCGAATACGAGGACGAGGGATGGGATACGCTCACGATTTCGGCGGGTGACACCGCACCCGAACCACCCGAGGCCGGCGACGAGAACCGGTTCGGCCTGGCCCACGTGATCCCGGACAACCGGGCCGAGGCGTTCACCGAGGCCCACGCCGCCGGCGAGTTCCCGCGGTACGACGTGTTCCGGAACGAGGCTGCCGGTCGGGTGTTCCTCGTGACCGTTCTCCTCGATCCAGCCAGCGAGACCGCCATCCTGCTCGCCGGGTCGTTCGAGCGCCACCTCTCGACGGAGCTCGCACAAGCGGCGAGCGAGGCCGACGAGATGTACACTCACGTCCAGACGCTCGACGGCACGCAGTTGGGGTCGTTCCGTCACGACGATCCCGAGAAGTTCTTCCCGGGAGCCGACGCCGTTCCACGAGACGACTGA
- a CDS encoding ABC transporter substrate-binding protein, whose product MDESDLSRRRFLQATGGAAAAAALAGCSGGGGGGDNGSGSGSGNGSGGGSGNESSPAETNESAGGNASEDANASGNQSSQDPMEGGPGETDRTVQDYSGTMTTFDPVAATDETSGYVVMNVFDALTNYPDATTTVENLLASEYETSNGDKTYTFTLKEGVTFSNGDTLTASDFVYSFERLAASSNSKRAGFILGDLGVKHETDSEDSYQPGSMAVSAEDERTLTIELTQANPAALQILAYAAFSAVPEGIVGDIEGSSGEMEYSEFASSNPIGAGPYTLETYNSGTEAEIAARDDYHGEGPMTAGTHWQIISKSPAQYAYTVTNQNSDFPAVPTAQYSQNKLSAEGTDDAGYEYGTYQLANGIDADVYHTEELSCFYYGFNCRSVPKYVRQAVAHVNNNQEVIDQLLKKPAKAAYHFVPPKIYPGGRSAYEEHAQQYPYGYQQTQIEEARQIMEENGHGPNNPYEFTMTSYPDAIVKRTLNLLRDKLRQAHINMSIKQTTFSTLVEQAYSGNTEGYTLGWIADWPQPTNFLKLLYPPSTDTSSSGNVSGLNWMDTDAANSAASAWEKIQNNPTESGQQARNQAVVSMLEAVWEDVPMITTRHSVAQHMEYPWLYKPRTGAMGPSRIKHNTFQVGERQS is encoded by the coding sequence ATGGACGAATCCGACCTGTCACGCCGTCGTTTCCTCCAAGCAACCGGTGGTGCGGCCGCCGCAGCCGCCCTCGCAGGATGTTCGGGCGGTGGCGGTGGTGGCGACAACGGAAGCGGAAGCGGAAGTGGCAACGGCAGTGGTGGTGGCAGCGGCAACGAAAGCAGCCCCGCCGAGACCAACGAGAGCGCGGGAGGCAACGCGAGCGAGGACGCCAACGCGTCCGGCAACCAATCGAGCCAAGACCCGATGGAAGGGGGGCCCGGGGAGACCGATCGGACCGTCCAGGATTACAGCGGGACGATGACCACCTTCGACCCGGTTGCGGCCACCGACGAGACTTCCGGGTACGTGGTCATGAACGTCTTCGACGCGCTGACGAACTACCCCGACGCGACGACAACCGTCGAGAACCTACTTGCTTCGGAGTACGAGACCTCGAACGGCGACAAGACCTACACCTTCACGCTCAAAGAGGGTGTCACGTTCAGCAACGGCGACACCCTCACCGCGTCGGACTTCGTGTACTCGTTCGAACGCCTCGCCGCCTCGTCGAACTCCAAGCGGGCGGGCTTCATCCTCGGCGACCTCGGTGTCAAACACGAGACCGACAGCGAGGACAGCTACCAGCCGGGATCGATGGCCGTGAGCGCCGAGGATGAGCGGACGCTCACTATAGAGCTCACCCAGGCGAACCCGGCGGCGCTACAGATCCTCGCCTATGCCGCTTTCTCCGCGGTGCCGGAAGGGATCGTCGGCGACATCGAGGGATCCAGCGGCGAAATGGAGTACAGCGAGTTCGCGTCGTCGAACCCCATCGGGGCGGGGCCGTACACCCTCGAAACGTACAACAGCGGCACCGAAGCAGAGATCGCCGCACGCGACGACTACCACGGTGAAGGGCCGATGACCGCCGGCACTCACTGGCAGATCATCTCGAAGTCCCCCGCGCAGTACGCCTACACCGTCACGAACCAGAACTCCGACTTCCCGGCAGTCCCCACCGCACAGTACAGCCAGAACAAGCTCTCTGCCGAGGGAACGGACGACGCCGGTTACGAGTACGGGACCTACCAGCTCGCGAACGGTATCGACGCGGACGTGTACCACACCGAGGAGCTGTCGTGTTTCTACTACGGGTTCAACTGCCGTTCGGTTCCGAAGTACGTCCGGCAAGCGGTCGCGCACGTCAACAACAACCAGGAGGTCATCGATCAGCTCCTAAAGAAACCAGCGAAGGCGGCGTATCACTTCGTTCCGCCGAAGATCTACCCCGGTGGTCGATCGGCCTACGAGGAGCACGCGCAGCAGTACCCCTACGGGTACCAGCAGACTCAGATCGAGGAGGCTCGCCAGATCATGGAGGAGAACGGCCACGGGCCGAACAACCCCTACGAGTTCACCATGACCTCCTACCCGGACGCGATCGTCAAGCGCACCCTGAACCTGCTGCGTGACAAGCTTCGCCAGGCTCACATCAACATGAGCATCAAGCAGACCACGTTCTCGACGCTGGTCGAGCAGGCCTACAGCGGGAACACCGAAGGGTACACGCTCGGGTGGATCGCCGACTGGCCGCAGCCGACGAACTTCCTGAAGCTCCTCTACCCGCCATCGACCGACACGTCGAGCAGCGGCAACGTCAGCGGACTGAACTGGATGGACACCGATGCGGCGAACAGTGCGGCGTCGGCGTGGGAGAAAATCCAGAACAACCCGACTGAATCGGGCCAGCAAGCACGTAACCAAGCAGTCGTGTCGATGCTTGAGGCCGTCTGGGAGGACGTCCCGATGATCACGACCAGACACTCCGTCGCCCAACACATGGAGTATCCGTGGCTCTACAAGCCCCGGACCGGTGCGATGGGACCGTCGCGGATCAAGCACAACACGTTCCAGGTCGGCGAGCGCCAGTCGTAA
- a CDS encoding CBS domain-containing protein, which produces MNVADAMTPRDALVTVSLPGTRDDALEYLQEREFSSVPVVKDEDGEETFRGLVSRQTLIERPDEDQLALLAENGPTTTADTAIEDAAHLMVTEGARRVPVVDGRLEGIVTITDVIRAIAEGEVAGDTEVGDLASRTVNTVYVDTPLTVAEREISYADVPYAVVLGDDTEMCGVLTEVDILDVARIVEGEADTGESIANQDDEWMWEGIKAVGNRYLPTRNVEIPAEPVREFMTSDVVTVGKTQPAREVAQAMLTHDIEQIPLVSGGELVGVVRDANLLENLYDRS; this is translated from the coding sequence ATGAACGTCGCCGATGCGATGACGCCCCGCGACGCGCTCGTCACCGTCTCGTTGCCGGGCACGCGCGACGACGCGCTCGAATACCTCCAGGAACGCGAGTTTTCCTCGGTCCCCGTCGTGAAAGACGAGGACGGCGAGGAGACGTTCCGTGGGCTGGTCTCGCGCCAGACGCTGATCGAACGTCCCGACGAGGACCAGCTCGCGCTGCTCGCCGAGAACGGCCCCACCACGACCGCCGACACGGCGATCGAGGACGCCGCCCACCTGATGGTTACCGAGGGCGCGCGCCGAGTGCCCGTCGTCGACGGCCGGCTGGAGGGAATCGTCACCATCACCGACGTGATCCGCGCGATCGCCGAGGGCGAGGTGGCGGGCGACACCGAGGTCGGCGACCTCGCCTCTCGAACGGTGAACACGGTCTACGTCGACACGCCGCTCACGGTGGCCGAACGCGAAATCTCCTACGCCGACGTTCCCTACGCGGTGGTGCTCGGCGACGACACCGAGATGTGCGGCGTCCTGACCGAGGTCGACATCCTCGACGTCGCACGCATCGTCGAGGGCGAGGCCGACACCGGCGAATCGATCGCGAACCAGGACGACGAGTGGATGTGGGAGGGAATCAAAGCGGTCGGTAACCGGTATCTCCCGACCCGAAACGTCGAAATCCCCGCCGAACCCGTCCGGGAGTTCATGACGAGCGACGTCGTCACCGTCGGGAAGACTCAGCCCGCACGCGAGGTCGCCCAGGCGATGCTCACTCACGACATCGAGCAGATCCCGCTCGTGAGCGGCGGCGAACTCGTCGGCGTCGTCCGGGACGCGAACCTGCTGGAGAACCTGTATGACCGATCCTGA
- a CDS encoding ABC transporter permease translates to MSRLTYFAKRIALMVPVLVFGTSLTYIILYAGPINPAVAIAGANAPADQIRAIEQQLGLTKPLWAQYIDFMINMFTFDLGQSWVISPNTDVSAVIAQRFPRTVWLGFWAILIPLFIGIPLGFYAGLNPNSWGDYAASLGGIVWRAAPNFWLAVILLLGLSNSEQYLFGFNWKTFIVDTPQLIGAPPLNNLTNPTEFLKALKRILPASFVLGSASLGNELRIGRTAMLETKNSNYVEMARAKGVSDRLLVWKHMFRNALIPLVPVITAEATILLGGSLIVEEVFSINGIGRLFYQAIINGDIPLAAALAFIFVLLLVIINIMQDFLYTVLDPRVSFEE, encoded by the coding sequence ATGAGCAGGCTGACGTACTTCGCCAAGCGGATCGCGCTGATGGTGCCGGTCCTCGTCTTCGGCACATCGCTGACGTACATCATCCTGTACGCCGGCCCGATCAACCCCGCGGTGGCGATCGCCGGAGCGAACGCGCCCGCGGATCAGATCCGGGCGATCGAACAGCAGCTCGGACTCACCAAGCCGCTGTGGGCACAGTACATCGACTTCATGATCAACATGTTCACGTTCGATCTCGGACAGTCGTGGGTCATCAGCCCGAACACGGACGTGTCGGCGGTCATCGCCCAGCGCTTCCCCCGGACGGTCTGGCTCGGGTTCTGGGCGATCCTGATCCCACTGTTCATCGGCATCCCGCTCGGGTTCTACGCGGGCCTCAATCCGAACTCGTGGGGCGATTACGCCGCCTCGCTCGGCGGAATCGTCTGGCGCGCTGCCCCCAACTTCTGGCTCGCGGTCATCCTGCTGTTGGGGCTGTCGAACTCGGAGCAGTACCTGTTCGGCTTCAACTGGAAGACGTTCATCGTTGACACCCCACAGCTCATCGGCGCGCCGCCGCTCAACAACCTCACCAACCCGACCGAGTTCCTCAAAGCACTCAAGCGGATCCTGCCCGCGTCGTTCGTACTCGGCTCGGCATCGCTGGGGAACGAACTCCGAATCGGTCGGACCGCGATGTTGGAGACCAAAAACTCGAACTACGTCGAGATGGCGCGAGCGAAAGGCGTGAGCGACCGCCTGCTGGTCTGGAAACACATGTTCCGGAACGCGCTCATCCCGTTGGTTCCGGTGATCACGGCCGAAGCGACGATTCTTCTTGGTGGGTCACTGATCGTTGAAGAGGTGTTCTCGATCAACGGGATCGGACGGCTGTTCTATCAGGCGATCATCAACGGTGACATCCCGCTCGCGGCGGCGCTGGCGTTCATCTTCGTGTTGTTGTTGGTCATCATTAATATCATGCAAGACTTCCTGTACACGGTTCTCGACCCGCGTGTCAGCTTCGAGGAATAA